From one Nothobranchius furzeri strain GRZ-AD chromosome 2, NfurGRZ-RIMD1, whole genome shotgun sequence genomic stretch:
- the tox4b gene encoding TOX high mobility group box family member 4b isoform X1 has protein sequence MDLNFYSDLTDGTGQHDGDPEFLDPHSFNGFDTDNKFPGGSDNYLTISGSGHPFLSSSETFHTPSLGDEEFEIPPISLDPDSALTGSDVVSHFGELSDTGPSDSMVVPGNAVVEGDDPSFASTYVSAPSQGLDHLSLGVMSQSGGSALLGSSLGMDLGHPMSSQFSSSSPVTIDVPLGDMGQGLLGSNQLTTIDQSELSAQLGLGLGGGNILQRPQSPDNPLSATASPTSSLQDDDMDDFRRSVLVESPVSLAVSPGVISLDPSLSDSLVSAASSSMSLSVGRKGGPGGGKKGRKKKDPNEPQKPVSAYALFFRDTQAAIKGQNPNATFGEVSKIVASMWDSLGEEQKQVYKRKNEAAKKEYLKALAEYRQGKVSQAPIEVMDTSPSPPPPPAAPVVVATLPTTTPTSRPTRSQHYNPEENTITNICTSNIILDIPQVTTRSRTGAIKPQPPPASTTPPSLPTVTKIIIKQTQLPSGAMSVTSTATTSARQPPPLQQMQSNPPPPRLQQMVHAQAPPPLQAKPRGGGTASASAPPPLQIKVVPPARQSNLSTPIIVTSTGEAPASVPSSGVAVEVGQPDALVVSGEDGMEVEVNVASGPGVTPAAGPNICVRAGCTNLAVESKDWDMEYCSNECVATHCRDVFMAWRAIRGQNSTTVT, from the exons atggacctgaatttttaCTCGGATTTAACGGACGGAACCGGGCAGCACGACGGTGATCCGGAGTTCCTCGATCCGCATTCCTTCAATGGATTTGACACCGACAACAAG TTTCCTGGAGGCAGTGACAACTACCTGACCATTTCAGGGTCCGGCCATCCCTTCCTCTCTTCTTCTGAG ACCTTCCACACCCCCAGCCTTGGCGATGAGGAGTTTGAGATCCCCCCCATCTCTCTGGACCCTGACTCGGCTCTGACCGGGTCTGACGTGGTGTCTCATTTTGGGGAGTTGTCGGACACTGGGCCCTCCGACAGCATGGTGGTACCTGGAAATGCGGTGGTGGAGGGAGACGACCCGTCCTTCGCCTCCACTTACGTCAGCGCCCCCTCCCAGGGCCTGGATCACCTGAGTCTGGGGGTCATGAGCCAGTCTGGAGGAAGTGCTCTGTTGGGGTCCTCTCTGGGGATG GATCTGGGACATCCCATGAGCTCTCAGTTCAGCAGCTCGTCTCCAGTGACCATTGATGTCCCACTGGGGGACATGGGCCAGGGCTTACTGGGCTCCAACCAGCTGACCACCATCGACCAATCAGAGCTCAGCGCTCAGCTGGGACTCGGTCTGGGAGGAGGGAACATCCTGCAGAGACCCCAGTCCCCTGACAACCCTTTATCGGCTACCGCGTCTCCCACCAGCTCACTCCAAGATGATGACATGGACGACTTCAGACGG AGTGTACTAGTTGAGTCTCCAGTTTCTCTGGCTGTATCCCCTGGAGTCATCTCCCTGGACCCCTCTCTGTCCGACTCCCTGGTCTCTGCCGCGTCTTCCAGCATGTCCTTGTCCGTTGGACGGAAAGGAGGGCCAGGAGGAGGGAAGAAAGGGAGGAAGAAGAAAGACCCCAATGAGCCCCAGAAACCTGTGTCGGCCTACGCGCTGTTCTTCAGGGACACACAGGCAGCCATTAAGGGACAAAACCCCAACGCTACGTTTGGAGAGGTGTCCAAGATCGTGGCGTCCATGTGGGACAGCCTGGGGGAGGAACAGAAACAA GTTTACAAAAGGAAAAACGAAGCTGCAAAGAAGGAATACCTGAAAGCTCTGGCAGAATACAGGCAAGGCAAAGTTTCCCAG GCCCCCATTGAAGTTATGGACACCTCCCCGTCGCCTCCACCTCCACCTGCAGCTCCCGTTGTCGTGGCCACGCTCCCAACCACTACTCCAACCAGTCGCCCCACCCGATCGCAGCACTACAACCCCGAGGAGAACACCATCACCAACATCTGCACTTCCAACATCATTCTGGACATCCCTCAGGTCACCACGCGCTCTCGCACCGGCGCCATCAAGCCTCAGCCTCCCCCCGCCAGCACTACTCCACCCAGCCTCCCCACTGTCACCAAGATAATCATCAAACAGACTCAGCTGCCTTCGGGCGCCATGTCCGTCACCTCCACTGCCACCACCTCTGCCCGCCAGCCGCCGCCGCTGCAGCAGATGCAGAGCAACCCTCCCCCGCCCCGGTTGCAGCAGATGGTGCACGCTCAGGCTCCACCCCCTCTCCAGGCCAAACCACGGGGTGGAGGCACAGCGTCCGCTAGTGCCCCGCCTCCACTGCAGATCAAGGTCGTCCCGCCAGCGCGGCAGTCCAATCTTTCCACGCCGATCATTGTGACGTCTACTGGCGAAGCACCTGCCTCCGTCCCATCCTCAGGTGTGGCGGTGGAGGTGGGGCAGCCAGATGCTTTGGTGGTGTCAGGAGAAGACGGG ATGGAGGTGGAGGTAAACGTGGCCTCTGGTCCAGGTGTGACCCCCGCAGCTGGTCCCAACATCTGTGTACGAGCCGGCTGCACCAACCTGGCTGTGGAGAGCAAAGACTGGGACATGGAGTACTGCAGCAACGAGTGTGTCGCCACACACTGCAG AGACGTGTTCATGGCCTGGCGCGCCATCCGAGGACAGAACTCCACCACGGTCACATAG
- the tox4b gene encoding TOX high mobility group box family member 4b isoform X2, which yields MLIEEIVSAVHKKKWDFRKQTVNLILELSMEFPGGSDNYLTISGSGHPFLSSSETFHTPSLGDEEFEIPPISLDPDSALTGSDVVSHFGELSDTGPSDSMVVPGNAVVEGDDPSFASTYVSAPSQGLDHLSLGVMSQSGGSALLGSSLGMDLGHPMSSQFSSSSPVTIDVPLGDMGQGLLGSNQLTTIDQSELSAQLGLGLGGGNILQRPQSPDNPLSATASPTSSLQDDDMDDFRRSVLVESPVSLAVSPGVISLDPSLSDSLVSAASSSMSLSVGRKGGPGGGKKGRKKKDPNEPQKPVSAYALFFRDTQAAIKGQNPNATFGEVSKIVASMWDSLGEEQKQVYKRKNEAAKKEYLKALAEYRQGKVSQAPIEVMDTSPSPPPPPAAPVVVATLPTTTPTSRPTRSQHYNPEENTITNICTSNIILDIPQVTTRSRTGAIKPQPPPASTTPPSLPTVTKIIIKQTQLPSGAMSVTSTATTSARQPPPLQQMQSNPPPPRLQQMVHAQAPPPLQAKPRGGGTASASAPPPLQIKVVPPARQSNLSTPIIVTSTGEAPASVPSSGVAVEVGQPDALVVSGEDGMEVEVNVASGPGVTPAAGPNICVRAGCTNLAVESKDWDMEYCSNECVATHCRDVFMAWRAIRGQNSTTVT from the exons TTTCCTGGAGGCAGTGACAACTACCTGACCATTTCAGGGTCCGGCCATCCCTTCCTCTCTTCTTCTGAG ACCTTCCACACCCCCAGCCTTGGCGATGAGGAGTTTGAGATCCCCCCCATCTCTCTGGACCCTGACTCGGCTCTGACCGGGTCTGACGTGGTGTCTCATTTTGGGGAGTTGTCGGACACTGGGCCCTCCGACAGCATGGTGGTACCTGGAAATGCGGTGGTGGAGGGAGACGACCCGTCCTTCGCCTCCACTTACGTCAGCGCCCCCTCCCAGGGCCTGGATCACCTGAGTCTGGGGGTCATGAGCCAGTCTGGAGGAAGTGCTCTGTTGGGGTCCTCTCTGGGGATG GATCTGGGACATCCCATGAGCTCTCAGTTCAGCAGCTCGTCTCCAGTGACCATTGATGTCCCACTGGGGGACATGGGCCAGGGCTTACTGGGCTCCAACCAGCTGACCACCATCGACCAATCAGAGCTCAGCGCTCAGCTGGGACTCGGTCTGGGAGGAGGGAACATCCTGCAGAGACCCCAGTCCCCTGACAACCCTTTATCGGCTACCGCGTCTCCCACCAGCTCACTCCAAGATGATGACATGGACGACTTCAGACGG AGTGTACTAGTTGAGTCTCCAGTTTCTCTGGCTGTATCCCCTGGAGTCATCTCCCTGGACCCCTCTCTGTCCGACTCCCTGGTCTCTGCCGCGTCTTCCAGCATGTCCTTGTCCGTTGGACGGAAAGGAGGGCCAGGAGGAGGGAAGAAAGGGAGGAAGAAGAAAGACCCCAATGAGCCCCAGAAACCTGTGTCGGCCTACGCGCTGTTCTTCAGGGACACACAGGCAGCCATTAAGGGACAAAACCCCAACGCTACGTTTGGAGAGGTGTCCAAGATCGTGGCGTCCATGTGGGACAGCCTGGGGGAGGAACAGAAACAA GTTTACAAAAGGAAAAACGAAGCTGCAAAGAAGGAATACCTGAAAGCTCTGGCAGAATACAGGCAAGGCAAAGTTTCCCAG GCCCCCATTGAAGTTATGGACACCTCCCCGTCGCCTCCACCTCCACCTGCAGCTCCCGTTGTCGTGGCCACGCTCCCAACCACTACTCCAACCAGTCGCCCCACCCGATCGCAGCACTACAACCCCGAGGAGAACACCATCACCAACATCTGCACTTCCAACATCATTCTGGACATCCCTCAGGTCACCACGCGCTCTCGCACCGGCGCCATCAAGCCTCAGCCTCCCCCCGCCAGCACTACTCCACCCAGCCTCCCCACTGTCACCAAGATAATCATCAAACAGACTCAGCTGCCTTCGGGCGCCATGTCCGTCACCTCCACTGCCACCACCTCTGCCCGCCAGCCGCCGCCGCTGCAGCAGATGCAGAGCAACCCTCCCCCGCCCCGGTTGCAGCAGATGGTGCACGCTCAGGCTCCACCCCCTCTCCAGGCCAAACCACGGGGTGGAGGCACAGCGTCCGCTAGTGCCCCGCCTCCACTGCAGATCAAGGTCGTCCCGCCAGCGCGGCAGTCCAATCTTTCCACGCCGATCATTGTGACGTCTACTGGCGAAGCACCTGCCTCCGTCCCATCCTCAGGTGTGGCGGTGGAGGTGGGGCAGCCAGATGCTTTGGTGGTGTCAGGAGAAGACGGG ATGGAGGTGGAGGTAAACGTGGCCTCTGGTCCAGGTGTGACCCCCGCAGCTGGTCCCAACATCTGTGTACGAGCCGGCTGCACCAACCTGGCTGTGGAGAGCAAAGACTGGGACATGGAGTACTGCAGCAACGAGTGTGTCGCCACACACTGCAG AGACGTGTTCATGGCCTGGCGCGCCATCCGAGGACAGAACTCCACCACGGTCACATAG
- the supt16h gene encoding FACT complex subunit SPT16, with translation MAVNLDKEAYYRRIKRLYSNWKKGEDEFGKVDAIVVSVGVDEEIVYAKSTAIQTWLFGYELTDTIMVFCDTKILFLASKKKVDFLRQVAITKGNENANGVPPMTLLTREKNESNKANFDKMIEAIKGSREGKSVGVFSKDKFPGDYMKSWNDAMAAEGLERVDISAVVAYTMAVKEDVELNLMKKAAAITGEVYSKFFKDRVMEIVDGDEKVRHSKLAESVEKAIEEKKYLGGADPSTVEMCYPPIIQSGGNYSLKFSVVSDKNHMHFGAITCAMGIRYKSYCSNLVRTLMVDPSQEMQDNYNFLLQVEEELLTELKHGVKISDAYNAVLEYVKKEKPELVGKLTKNLGFAMGIEFREGSLVLNAKNQYKLKKGMVLSISLGFSDLLNKDGKKGEQKYALFLGDTIQINEDEAATVLTPVKKKIKNVAIFLKKEDEEDEEEDENDAEELLGKGARGAALLADRTRNEMTAEEKRRAHQKELANNLNEEAKRRLTEQKGEQHTQKARKSNVSYKNVSQMPREKEIREMKIYIDKKYETVVMPVFGIATPFHIATIKNISMSVEGDYTYLRINFFVPGSSLGRQEGNIFPNPDATFVKEITYRASNLKAPGELSVPSTNLQNAFRIIKEVQKRYKTREAEEKEKEGIVKQDSLVINLNRSNPKLKDLYIRPNIAQKRMQGSLEAHTNGFRFTSVRGDKVDILYNNIKHAIFQPCDGEMIIVLHFHLKNAIMFGKRRHTDVQFYTEVGEITTDLGKHQHMHDRDDLYAEQMEREMRHKLKSAFKNFIEKVETLTKEELEFEVPFRDLGFQGAPYRSNCLLQPTSSSLVNVTEWPPFVVTLDEVELVHFERVQFHLKNFDVVIVYKDYSKKVTMINAVPVNSLDPIKEWLNSCDIKYTEGVQSLNWTKIMKTIVDDPEGFFEQGGWSFLDPESEGSGAEEDSESEMEDETFNPSADEEEEEEEDSDEDYSSETEDSDYSASVGSEEESGKDWDELEEEARKADRESQYEDEDSSNRKRKGRSAPPPPTKKKRRS, from the exons ATGGCGGTCAACCTGGACAAGGAAGCGTACTACCGCCGCATCAAGAGGTTATACAGCAACTGGAAG aaAGGAGAGGATGAGTTTGGTAAAGTCGATGCCATCGTGGTGTCCGTGGGAGTGGATGAGGAGATTGTGTACGCCAAATCCACAgccatacag ACCTGGCTGTTTGGCTATGAGCTGACAGACACCATCATGGTGTTTTGTGACACCAAAATCCTCTTCCTGGCCAGTAAGAAGAAGGTGGATTTCCTCCGACAGGTGGCTATAACCAAGGGCAATGAGAACGCCAACGGCGTGCCGCCTATGACTCTGCTCACCAGAGAAAAG AATGAAAGCAACAAGGCCAACTTCGACAAAATGATTGAGGCCATCAAGGGAAGCAGGGAAGGGAAGTCCGTGGGGGTATTCAGCAAGGACAAGTTCCCCGGAGACTACATGAAGAGCTGGAACGACGCCATGGCAGCAGAGGGACTGGAGCGG GTGGACATCAGCGCCGTGGTCGCCTACACCATGGCGGTGAAGGAGGACGTGGAGCTGAACCTGATGAAAAAGGCAGCAGCCATCACTGGAGAGGTTTACTCTAAGTTCTTCAAGGACCGGGTCATGGAGATTGTCGATGGCGATGAG AAAGTCCGACACAGCAAGCTGGCCGAGTCGGTGGAGAAGGCCATAGAGGAGAAGAAGTACCTGGGCGGCGCCGACCCGTCCACGGTAGAGATGTGCTACCCTCCCATCATTCAGAGCGGCGGCAACTACAGCCTCAAGTTCAGCGTCGTCAG TGACAAGAACCACATGCACTTTGGTGCCATCACGTGTGCCATGGGCATCCGCTACAAGTCCTACTGCTCCAACCTGGTGCGCACACTTATGGTGGACCCCTCGCAGGAAATGCAGGACAACTACAACTTTCTGTtgcaggtggaggaggagctTCTGACGGAGCTGAAGCATG GTGTGAAAATTAGCGACGCCTACAACGCCGTCCTGGAGTACGTGAAGAAAGAGAAGCCAGAGCTCGTGGGGAAGCTGACCAAAAACCTCGG GTTTGCGATGGGGATCGAGTTCAGGGAAGGCTCCTTGGTTCTGAACGCTAAAAACCAGTACAAGCTGAAGAAAG gcaTGGTGCTGAGCATCAGTTTGGGCTTCTCAGACCTCCTAAATAAGGACGGCAAGAAAGGCGAGCAGAAGTACGCCTTGTTTCTAGGCGACACGATTCAAATCAACGAG gacGAGGCGGCCACAGTTCTCACACCTGTGAAGAAAAAGATAAAAAACGTGGCGATCTTCTTAAAG AAAGAAGacgaggaggatgaagaggaagacgAGAACGACGCCGAGGAGCTGCTGGGGAAGGGAGCCCGTGGCGCCGCCCTGCTGGCAGACAGAACCAGA AACGAGATGACGGCGGAGGAGAAGAGGCGGGCTCACCAGAAGGAGTTGGCCAATAACCTGAACGAGGAGGCCAAGCGACGTCTGACGGAGCAGAAAGGGGAGCAGCACACCCAGAA GGCCAGAAAATCCAACGTGTCTTACAAGAACGTCTCTCAGATGCCCAGAGAGAAAGAAATCAGGGAAATGAAGATTTACATCGACAAGAAGTACGAGACGGTCGTCATGCCTGTTTTTGGGATCGCAACGCCGTTCCACATCGCCACCATCAAG AACATCAGTATGTCTGTAGAAGGAGACTACACCTACCTGAGGATCAACTTCTTCGTCCCCGGCAGCTCTCTGGGACGACAGGAAGGAAACATCTTCCCCAACCCGGACGCTACCTTTGTCAAAGAAAT AACGTACCGGGCGTCCAACCTGAAGGCCCCGGGTGAATTGTCGGTTCCTTCCACCAACCTTCAAAATGCCTTTCGAATCATCAAGGAGGTACAAAAGCGCTACAAGACGCGAGAAGCTgaagagaaggagaaggagggcaTCGTCAAACAAGACTCACTGGTCATCAACTTAAACCGCAGCAACCCCAAACTCAAAGACCTCTACATCAGACCCAACATCGCCCAGAAGAGGATGCAGGGGTCACTGGAGGCCCACACTAATG GCTTCCGTTTTACGTCAGTCCGCGGGGATAAAGTCGACATTCTTTATaacaatatcaaacacgccatctTCCAGCCGTGTGATGGCGAGATGATCATCGTCCTGCACTTCCACCTCAAG AACGCCATCATGTTCGGTAAGAGGCGCCACACAGACGTTCAGTTCTACACGGAGGTCGGGGAGATCACCACAGACTTAGGAAAACACCAACACATGCACGACCGGGACGACCTGTACGCCGAGCAGATGGAGCGCGAGATGAGACACAAGCTCAAGTCCGCGTTTAAGAACTTCATCGAGAAGGTGGAGACGCTGACGAAAGAGGAGCTGGAGTTCGAGGTGCCCTTCAGAGACCTGGG GTTCCAGGGAGCCCCCTACAGGAGTAACTGCTTATTACAACCCACGTCCAGTTCTCTGGTCAACGTTACTGAATGG CCGCCGTTCGTGGTGACCCTCGACGAGGTGGAACTGGTCCACTTTGAGCGCGTACAGTTCCACCTAAAGAACTTTGACGTGGTCATCGTCTACAAGGACTACAGCAAAAAGGTCACCATGATCAACGCCGTGCCCGTGAACTCACTGGACCCCATCAAGGAGTGGCTCAA CTCGTGTGACATCAAGTACACAGAAGGAGTCCAGTCGCTGAACTGGACCAAGATCATGAAGACCATCGTAGATGATCCGGAGGGCTTCTTCGAGCAGGGAGGCTGGTCTTTCTTGGACCCAGAAAGCGAG GGAAGCGGTGCAGAGGAAGACTCTGAGTCAGAAATGGAGGATGAAACCTTTAACCCTTCCgcagatgaagaggaggaggaagaggaggacagcGATGAGGACTACAGCTCAGAGACGGAGGACTCTG ATTACAGTGCTTCTGTGGGCAGCGAGGAGGAGAGCGGGAAAGACTGGGACGAGCTGGAGGAGGAAGCGAGGAAAG CTGACCGGGAGAGCCAGTATGAAGATGAGGACAGCTCCAACAGGAAGAGGAAGGGCCGGTCAGCACCTCCTCCCCCCACTAAGAAGAAGCGGCGATCCTAA
- the LOC107376979 gene encoding macrophage mannose receptor 1 isoform X1, with translation MFTCCRCSGTSSSSQSLMTLDCGGIVGRTVTVFHPDVPLTLCEVEIFSTWNHPGNIFQQRPPTSDCCSSDSCSCDYVFLGKEPMTWSQAQTYCRERYSDLAIVNNPKDMNIIVDNMDKNNLYSFWIGLHENELTWRWSAPEELYYNDTKAEFWNWATGEPNNQMDIPHCVGIEDTGRWRDLDCSLLYCFICFDGQDGAPQAKVFVQTPMRWTDARQYCREEHTDLVGVRTSAENEELQSMVPSGTLVWIGLYGDAWKWSDGQDNLFRYWEKGQPKNSGNGLSCAYVGGGAWTTQPCDTKSSFLCYYYKKRTVVKISTDANLCDPVVKQHIQKQLEARMKNNGISNFKIHWKTSGRQLYSKGQISQCVNPEDGEV, from the exons ATGTTCACCTGTTGCAGGTGCTCAGGTACCTCCAGCAGTTCCCAGTCTCTGATGACCTTGGATTGTGGTGGGATTGTTGGTCGCACTGTGACGGTGTTCCACCCTGATGTACCACTGACTCTGTGTGAGGTGGAGATATTCAGCACGTGGAATCATCCAGGAAACATATTCCAACAGAGACCCCCTACCTCTG ATTGCTGCTCCTCTGATTCCTGCAGCTGTGACTATGTGTTCCTCGGTAAAGAGCCGATGACGTGGTCTCAAGCCCAAACCTACTGCAGAGAGCGGTACTCTGATTTGGCCATCGTTAACAATCCCAAAGATATGAACATAATCGTAGACAACATGGATAAGAACAACCTTTACAGTTTTTGGATCGGGTTGCATGAAAACGAGTTAACCTGGAGGTGGTCAGCGCCTGAAGAGCTTTACTATAATGACACTAAAGCCGAGTTCTGGAACTGGGCTACTGGTGAACCCAACAACCAGATGGACATTCCACATTGTGTTGGTATAGAAGACACCGGCAGATGGCGGGACCTGGACTGCAGCCTTCTTTACTGCTTTATTTGTTTTGATG GCCAAGATGGTGCACCTCAAGCCAAAGTTTTCGTGCAGACACCAATGAGATGGACTGATGCTCGACAGTACTGCAGAGAGGAACACACAGACCTGGTCGGAGTGAGAACATCAGCTGAGAATGAGGAACTCCAGAGCATGGTCCCGTCAGGAACGCTGGTCTGGATCGGTCTTTATGGAGACGCCTGGAAGTGGTCCGATGGACAGGACAACCTGTTCAGATACTGGGAGAAGGGTCAACCGAAGAACTCTGGGAATGGATTGAGCTGTGCCTATGTTGGCGGAGGAGCATGGACGACTCAGCCCTGTGACACAAAGTCTTCTTTTCTGTGCTACT ACTATAAGaagaggacagtggtgaaaatcaGCACTGATGCAAACTTGTGTGACCCTGTCGTCAAGCAACACATCCAAAAACAG CTGGAAGCAAGGATGAAAAACAATGGCATCAGTAACTTTAAGATCCACTGGAAGACATCTGGGAGACAACTTTACTCCAAGGGACAAATATCACA GTGTGTGAATCCTGAAGATGGTGAAGTCTGA
- the LOC107376979 gene encoding macrophage mannose receptor 1 isoform X2 has product MTLDCGGIVGRTVTVFHPDVPLTLCEVEIFSTWNHPGNIFQQRPPTSDCCSSDSCSCDYVFLGKEPMTWSQAQTYCRERYSDLAIVNNPKDMNIIVDNMDKNNLYSFWIGLHENELTWRWSAPEELYYNDTKAEFWNWATGEPNNQMDIPHCVGIEDTGRWRDLDCSLLYCFICFDGQDGAPQAKVFVQTPMRWTDARQYCREEHTDLVGVRTSAENEELQSMVPSGTLVWIGLYGDAWKWSDGQDNLFRYWEKGQPKNSGNGLSCAYVGGGAWTTQPCDTKSSFLCYYYKKRTVVKISTDANLCDPVVKQHIQKQLEARMKNNGISNFKIHWKTSGRQLYSKGQISQCVNPEDGEV; this is encoded by the exons ATGACCTTGGATTGTGGTGGGATTGTTGGTCGCACTGTGACGGTGTTCCACCCTGATGTACCACTGACTCTGTGTGAGGTGGAGATATTCAGCACGTGGAATCATCCAGGAAACATATTCCAACAGAGACCCCCTACCTCTG ATTGCTGCTCCTCTGATTCCTGCAGCTGTGACTATGTGTTCCTCGGTAAAGAGCCGATGACGTGGTCTCAAGCCCAAACCTACTGCAGAGAGCGGTACTCTGATTTGGCCATCGTTAACAATCCCAAAGATATGAACATAATCGTAGACAACATGGATAAGAACAACCTTTACAGTTTTTGGATCGGGTTGCATGAAAACGAGTTAACCTGGAGGTGGTCAGCGCCTGAAGAGCTTTACTATAATGACACTAAAGCCGAGTTCTGGAACTGGGCTACTGGTGAACCCAACAACCAGATGGACATTCCACATTGTGTTGGTATAGAAGACACCGGCAGATGGCGGGACCTGGACTGCAGCCTTCTTTACTGCTTTATTTGTTTTGATG GCCAAGATGGTGCACCTCAAGCCAAAGTTTTCGTGCAGACACCAATGAGATGGACTGATGCTCGACAGTACTGCAGAGAGGAACACACAGACCTGGTCGGAGTGAGAACATCAGCTGAGAATGAGGAACTCCAGAGCATGGTCCCGTCAGGAACGCTGGTCTGGATCGGTCTTTATGGAGACGCCTGGAAGTGGTCCGATGGACAGGACAACCTGTTCAGATACTGGGAGAAGGGTCAACCGAAGAACTCTGGGAATGGATTGAGCTGTGCCTATGTTGGCGGAGGAGCATGGACGACTCAGCCCTGTGACACAAAGTCTTCTTTTCTGTGCTACT ACTATAAGaagaggacagtggtgaaaatcaGCACTGATGCAAACTTGTGTGACCCTGTCGTCAAGCAACACATCCAAAAACAG CTGGAAGCAAGGATGAAAAACAATGGCATCAGTAACTTTAAGATCCACTGGAAGACATCTGGGAGACAACTTTACTCCAAGGGACAAATATCACA GTGTGTGAATCCTGAAGATGGTGAAGTCTGA